A single region of the Branchiostoma lanceolatum isolate klBraLanc5 chromosome 1, klBraLanc5.hap2, whole genome shotgun sequence genome encodes:
- the LOC136447457 gene encoding ATPase MORC2-like isoform X1 gives MAQYSGLSRAQLTFDYLHTNSTTHEFLFGALAELVDNARDAGATKIHVYTVPKKEVRGGYLLCFLDDGEGMDPGEAASVIQFGKSSKRAVDSQMIGQYGNGLKSGSMRIGKDFILFTKKRNTKSIVFLSRTFHQEEKIEEVIVPLPSWDMDSNRPIAKSAKQQEKYLTEIDIITKYSPFKTEKEIHEQFDKIDGESGTLVIIYHMMLLDNGEPELDVNTNSVDILMANVDKDDDSVPPEKRSFRAYTAVLYIEPRMKIYINGSKVCTRRLASCLYKPKMYKYSSNRFKTRSEKEAAKAYHEAQMAEEKARDAESKARDLQNKVGPVAPKDQRVALRQAQAQAEMLRNDADIKKEVAETKKRSLKEPKVLNFVFGMNIEKRKLDGMFIYNCSRLIRMYECVGPQTEGGVNCSGVLGFVDVPYLVLEPTHNKQNFADAKEYRHLLRAMGDYLVQYWKDVGIAQQGVTKFWENFGYLSPNWKDDPSEDPKFKRKRAMQLPLTIQCDQCLKWRTLPFSASNINKEFPETWNCNMNPDTQRNRCSAAEVKQNIPQGFLKKETKSAEEKSQKLLDDITRKTKELEKLQSVKTVTSRQQVNVMVRSTRPEPSRSLPSPTTSISARKSVSKPTPRLDLPPPVRQAAMRRPSQDTSAQQRRASIEERAPPQRTKSTPSSHRRDSVEASPQRQATKTSPVKRQSSAPTSTSTRADSARKDTKATPPPKAKPPPPKAAPEPKVYPAKVVVEKALSSNQSTVSKSAETKKPTASVSKAMTPAQAAAKLQAISPSSVKVLPSQQPEKDKAAVPGAKLLETTVSSNAFTAVREQKVVLNQSTAITSPAKVDHPEVVSKQPCPLETPPTKAPTKRTSSAASAEESESEEEVPQKKRRASSTASAPKVPLSDKEEEEMEVTQNGVPENGTPENGVDADSEDIGKKVEAKIDGIWYSGEVVATSSKGAGPVRWKVKFDKYPRDKYDKWYGMGSADLRVPPVTSASGGKITETALAPVSPGRPPQVVSPAPSASSVRSEESVPEASSTTKPDAVSSYAQTQQNYEAISAGYRTCLRYFLPPSWIMDKERIGQMSIEDLGNFPLDDFFDHYERGLRKLVSNFQSQADAKQKEADSTKAKLSNVRKLISKLLKSINEEMDIDPEAGGDEVDELLAECVRQATQD, from the exons ATGGCTCAATATAGTGGATTGAGCCGGGCACAGCTTACCTTTGACTATCTGCATACGAACTC aACCACCCACGAATTTTTGTTCGGAGCCCTTGCCGAGCTGGTGGACAATGCAAG GGATGCTGGTGCAACGAAAATCCATGTGTACACAG TTCCCAAGAAGGAGGTCCGTGGTGGATACCTCTTATGTTTTCTGGATGATGGAGAGGGCATGGATCCAG GTGAGGCTGCCAGTGTCATCCAGTTTGGGAAGTCCTCAAAGAGAGCCGTAGACTCCCAAATGATTGGCCAGTATGGAAATGGCCTGAAGTC AGGATCCATGAGAATAGGAAAGGACTTCATTCTGTTCACCAAGAAGAGGAACACAAAAAGTATTGTGTTCTTGTCGAGAACATTCCATCAAGAGGAAAAAATCGAAGAG GTGATAGTGCCATTGCCGTCATGGGACATGGACAGCAACAGACCCATCGCTAAGTCGGCCAAGCAACAAGAGAAG TACTTAACAGAGATTGATATCATCACCAAGTACTCACCCTTCAAGACCGAAAAGGAAATCCATGAGCAGTTTGACAAAATAGATGGTGAATCAG GTACTCTGGTAATCATCTACCACATGATGTTGCTTGACAATGGGGAGCCTGAGCTGGATGTGAACACCAACTCTGTTGATATCCTCATGGCCAATGTGGACAAGGATGATGACAG TGTCCCTCCTGAAAAGCGATCCTTCCGAGCGTACACAGCTGTGCTGTATATTGAACCGCGGATGAAGATCTACATCAATGGGAGCAAAGTGTGTACCAGAAGGCTGGCTAGCTGCTTGTACAAACCAAA GATGTACAAGTACAGCTCCAACAGATTTAAGACTAGATCTGAGAAGGAGGCAGCCAAGGCCTACCATGAAGCACAGATGG CTGAAGAGAAAGCCAGGGATGCAGAGAGCAAGGCCAG gGACCTGCAGAACAAAGTAGGACCTGTGGCCCCAAAGGATCAAAGA GTTGCTCTGAGGCAAGCCCAAGCTCAGGCAGAAATGCTACGGAATGATGCCGACATAAAGAAGGAGGTTGCAGAGACAAAGAAAAG GTCCTTGAAGGAGCCCAAAGTGCTGAATTTTGTCTTCGGTATGAACATCGAGAAGCGGAAACTGGATGGCATGTTCATCTACAACTGCAGTCGTCTGATCCGCATGTACGAGTGCGTGGGCCCCCAGACTGAAGGGGGCGTGAACTGCAGCGGGGTGCTGGGATTTGTGGATGTCCCCTACCTCGTGTTGGAGCCCACCCACAACAAGCAGAACTTTGCTGATGCAAAGGAGTACAGGCACTTACTGCGAGCCATGGGAGATTACCTGGTCCAGTACTGGAAGGACGTAGGAATTG CACAACAAGGGGTAACCAAATTCTG GGAGAATTTTGGATACTTGAGTCCAAACTGGAAGGATGATCCATCGGAGGATCCCAAGTTCAAGAGAAAGAGGGCGATGCAACTCCCACTCACTATCCAGTGTG ACCAGTGTCTGAAGTGGAGAACCTTGCCTTTCTCAGCAAGCAATATCAACAAGGAGTTTCCAGAAACCTGGAACTGTAACATGAACCCAGATACCCAGCGGAACAG ATGTTCAGCTGCAGAGgtgaaacaaaacattccacAGGGCTTCCTCAAGAAGGAGACCAAAAGTGCAGAGGAGAAGAGTCAGAAGCTCTTAGAT GACATCACAAGGAAGACTAAAGAGTTAGAAAAGCTGCAG AGTGTGAAAACAGTGACATCCAGGCAGCAAGTGAACGTCATGGTGCGGTCGACCAGACCTGAACCTTCCAGATCCTTGCCATCTCCTACCACATCCATATCAGCCAGAAAG AGTGTTTCCAAGCCAACACCAAGACTGGATCTTCCACCACCTGTGAGGCAGGCAGCCATGAGACGACCCTCTCAGGACACCTCTGCCCAACAAAGAAGGGCCTCAATAGAGGAACGGGCTCCTCCCCAGAGGACTAAGTCCACCCCTAGCAGTCATAGACGAGACAGTGTTGAGGCTTCACCCCAAAGACAAGCGACAAAAACATCGCCTGTGAAGAGACAATCTTCAGCACCTACATCTACCTCCACTCGGGCAGATTCAGCCAGAAAAGACACCAAAGCAACCCCACCACCCAAAGCTAAACCACCACCACCCAAAGCTGCCCCCGAGCCAAAAGTATATCCTGCAAAGGTAGTGGTCGAGAAAGCATTGTCTTCTAACCAGTCAACAGTGTCTAAATCTGCAGAAACGAAAAAGCCAACAGCAAGTGTAAGTAAGGCCATGACGCCAGCTCAGGCAGCAGCAAAACTACAAGCTATATCCCCCTCCTCTGTCAAAGTCTTACCTTCACAACAGCCTGAGAAAGACAAGgcagctgtccctggtgctaagcTACTTGAAACGACAGTATCCTCCAATGCCTTCACAGCAGTAAGGGAACAAAAGGTGGTGCTCAATCAAAGTACGGCCATTACGTCACCAGCAAAGGTTGACCACCCAGAGGTGGTCAGTAAGCAGCCATGTCCACTTGAG ACACCTCCAACCAAGGCACCCACCAAGAGAACCAGCAGTGCTGCAAGTGCAGAGGAGAGTGAG AGTGAGGAAGAAGTGCCACAAAAGAAGAGGAGGGCAAGCAGCACTGCTTCTGCACCAAAG GTACCACTGAGTGAtaaagaggaggaggagatggaggTCACACAGAATGGGGTACCTGAAAATGGGACACCTGAGAATGGGGTGGATGCAGATTCTGAAG ataTTGGGAAGAAAGTTGAAGCCAAGATCGATGGGATCTG GTACAGTGGAGAAGTAGTTGCAACCAGCTCAAAAGGTGCTGGTCCAGTTCGctggaaggtcaagttcgacaaGTATCCAAGGGACAAGTATGACAAATG GTATGGCATGGGCAGTGCTGATCTGAGAGTCCCACCGGTAACTTCAGCCAGTGGCGGCAAAATTACCGAGACTGCCCTTGCTCCTGTTTCTCCTGGCCGCCCACCTCAAGTCGTGTCTCCCGCGCCGTCTGCTTCCTCTGTCCGCTCGGAAGAGTCAGTCCCCGAGGCCTCCAGCACCACCAAGCCTGATGCAGTCAGCAGCTACGCACAGACTCAACAGAACTATGAAGCCATATCTGCTGGATATAG AACATGCTTGCGGTACTTTCTGCCCCCTTCATGGATTATGGACAAAGAAAGGATTGGCCAGATGAGTATAGAGGATTTGGGCAACTTTCCACTG gatgacttctttgaccacTATGAAAGGGGCCTGAGAAAG CTGGTAAGCAACTTTCAAAGCCAAGCAGATGCAAAGCAGAAGGAGGCAGATAGCACAAAAGCCAAACTGTCCAACGTCAGGAAGCTGATATCTAAGCTGCTCAAGTCCATCAATGAG GAGATGGACATTGACCCAGAAGCTGGTGGAGATGAAGTGGACGAGCTACTGGCAGAATGTGTCAGGCAGGCTACCCAGGATTAA
- the LOC136447457 gene encoding ATPase MORC2A-like isoform X2: MAQYSGLSRAQLTFDYLHTNSTTHEFLFGALAELVDNARDAGATKIHVYTVPKKEVRGGYLLCFLDDGEGMDPGEAASVIQFGKSSKRAVDSQMIGQYGNGLKSGSMRIGKDFILFTKKRNTKSIVFLSRTFHQEEKIEEVIVPLPSWDMDSNRPIAKSAKQQEKYLTEIDIITKYSPFKTEKEIHEQFDKIDGESGTLVIIYHMMLLDNGEPELDVNTNSVDILMANVDKDDDSVPPEKRSFRAYTAVLYIEPRMKIYINGSKVCTRRLASCLYKPKMYKYSSNRFKTRSEKEAAKAYHEAQMAEEKARDAESKARDLQNKVGPVAPKDQRVALRQAQAQAEMLRNDADIKKEVAETKKRSLKEPKVLNFVFGMNIEKRKLDGMFIYNCSRLIRMYECVGPQTEGGVNCSGVLGFVDVPYLVLEPTHNKQNFADAKEYRHLLRAMGDYLVQYWKDVGIAQQGVTKFWENFGYLSPNWKDDPSEDPKFKRKRAMQLPLTIQCDQCLKWRTLPFSASNINKEFPETWNCNMNPDTQRNRCSAAEVKQNIPQGFLKKETKSAEEKSQKLLDDITRKTKELEKLQSVKTVTSRQQVNVMVRSTRPEPSRSLPSPTTSISARKSVSKPTPRLDLPPPVRQAAMRRPSQDTSAQQRRASIEERAPPQRTKSTPSSHRRDSVEASPQRQATKTSPVKRQSSAPTSTSTRADSARKDTKATPPPKAKPPPPKAAPEPKVYPAKVVVEKALSSNQSTVSKSAETKKPTASTPPTKAPTKRTSSAASAEESESEEEVPQKKRRASSTASAPKVPLSDKEEEEMEVTQNGVPENGTPENGVDADSEDIGKKVEAKIDGIWYSGEVVATSSKGAGPVRWKVKFDKYPRDKYDKWYGMGSADLRVPPVTSASGGKITETALAPVSPGRPPQVVSPAPSASSVRSEESVPEASSTTKPDAVSSYAQTQQNYEAISAGYRTCLRYFLPPSWIMDKERIGQMSIEDLGNFPLDDFFDHYERGLRKLVSNFQSQADAKQKEADSTKAKLSNVRKLISKLLKSINEEMDIDPEAGGDEVDELLAECVRQATQD, encoded by the exons ATGGCTCAATATAGTGGATTGAGCCGGGCACAGCTTACCTTTGACTATCTGCATACGAACTC aACCACCCACGAATTTTTGTTCGGAGCCCTTGCCGAGCTGGTGGACAATGCAAG GGATGCTGGTGCAACGAAAATCCATGTGTACACAG TTCCCAAGAAGGAGGTCCGTGGTGGATACCTCTTATGTTTTCTGGATGATGGAGAGGGCATGGATCCAG GTGAGGCTGCCAGTGTCATCCAGTTTGGGAAGTCCTCAAAGAGAGCCGTAGACTCCCAAATGATTGGCCAGTATGGAAATGGCCTGAAGTC AGGATCCATGAGAATAGGAAAGGACTTCATTCTGTTCACCAAGAAGAGGAACACAAAAAGTATTGTGTTCTTGTCGAGAACATTCCATCAAGAGGAAAAAATCGAAGAG GTGATAGTGCCATTGCCGTCATGGGACATGGACAGCAACAGACCCATCGCTAAGTCGGCCAAGCAACAAGAGAAG TACTTAACAGAGATTGATATCATCACCAAGTACTCACCCTTCAAGACCGAAAAGGAAATCCATGAGCAGTTTGACAAAATAGATGGTGAATCAG GTACTCTGGTAATCATCTACCACATGATGTTGCTTGACAATGGGGAGCCTGAGCTGGATGTGAACACCAACTCTGTTGATATCCTCATGGCCAATGTGGACAAGGATGATGACAG TGTCCCTCCTGAAAAGCGATCCTTCCGAGCGTACACAGCTGTGCTGTATATTGAACCGCGGATGAAGATCTACATCAATGGGAGCAAAGTGTGTACCAGAAGGCTGGCTAGCTGCTTGTACAAACCAAA GATGTACAAGTACAGCTCCAACAGATTTAAGACTAGATCTGAGAAGGAGGCAGCCAAGGCCTACCATGAAGCACAGATGG CTGAAGAGAAAGCCAGGGATGCAGAGAGCAAGGCCAG gGACCTGCAGAACAAAGTAGGACCTGTGGCCCCAAAGGATCAAAGA GTTGCTCTGAGGCAAGCCCAAGCTCAGGCAGAAATGCTACGGAATGATGCCGACATAAAGAAGGAGGTTGCAGAGACAAAGAAAAG GTCCTTGAAGGAGCCCAAAGTGCTGAATTTTGTCTTCGGTATGAACATCGAGAAGCGGAAACTGGATGGCATGTTCATCTACAACTGCAGTCGTCTGATCCGCATGTACGAGTGCGTGGGCCCCCAGACTGAAGGGGGCGTGAACTGCAGCGGGGTGCTGGGATTTGTGGATGTCCCCTACCTCGTGTTGGAGCCCACCCACAACAAGCAGAACTTTGCTGATGCAAAGGAGTACAGGCACTTACTGCGAGCCATGGGAGATTACCTGGTCCAGTACTGGAAGGACGTAGGAATTG CACAACAAGGGGTAACCAAATTCTG GGAGAATTTTGGATACTTGAGTCCAAACTGGAAGGATGATCCATCGGAGGATCCCAAGTTCAAGAGAAAGAGGGCGATGCAACTCCCACTCACTATCCAGTGTG ACCAGTGTCTGAAGTGGAGAACCTTGCCTTTCTCAGCAAGCAATATCAACAAGGAGTTTCCAGAAACCTGGAACTGTAACATGAACCCAGATACCCAGCGGAACAG ATGTTCAGCTGCAGAGgtgaaacaaaacattccacAGGGCTTCCTCAAGAAGGAGACCAAAAGTGCAGAGGAGAAGAGTCAGAAGCTCTTAGAT GACATCACAAGGAAGACTAAAGAGTTAGAAAAGCTGCAG AGTGTGAAAACAGTGACATCCAGGCAGCAAGTGAACGTCATGGTGCGGTCGACCAGACCTGAACCTTCCAGATCCTTGCCATCTCCTACCACATCCATATCAGCCAGAAAG AGTGTTTCCAAGCCAACACCAAGACTGGATCTTCCACCACCTGTGAGGCAGGCAGCCATGAGACGACCCTCTCAGGACACCTCTGCCCAACAAAGAAGGGCCTCAATAGAGGAACGGGCTCCTCCCCAGAGGACTAAGTCCACCCCTAGCAGTCATAGACGAGACAGTGTTGAGGCTTCACCCCAAAGACAAGCGACAAAAACATCGCCTGTGAAGAGACAATCTTCAGCACCTACATCTACCTCCACTCGGGCAGATTCAGCCAGAAAAGACACCAAAGCAACCCCACCACCCAAAGCTAAACCACCACCACCCAAAGCTGCCCCCGAGCCAAAAGTATATCCTGCAAAGGTAGTGGTCGAGAAAGCATTGTCTTCTAACCAGTCAACAGTGTCTAAATCTGCAGAAACGAAAAAGCCAACAGCAAGT ACACCTCCAACCAAGGCACCCACCAAGAGAACCAGCAGTGCTGCAAGTGCAGAGGAGAGTGAG AGTGAGGAAGAAGTGCCACAAAAGAAGAGGAGGGCAAGCAGCACTGCTTCTGCACCAAAG GTACCACTGAGTGAtaaagaggaggaggagatggaggTCACACAGAATGGGGTACCTGAAAATGGGACACCTGAGAATGGGGTGGATGCAGATTCTGAAG ataTTGGGAAGAAAGTTGAAGCCAAGATCGATGGGATCTG GTACAGTGGAGAAGTAGTTGCAACCAGCTCAAAAGGTGCTGGTCCAGTTCGctggaaggtcaagttcgacaaGTATCCAAGGGACAAGTATGACAAATG GTATGGCATGGGCAGTGCTGATCTGAGAGTCCCACCGGTAACTTCAGCCAGTGGCGGCAAAATTACCGAGACTGCCCTTGCTCCTGTTTCTCCTGGCCGCCCACCTCAAGTCGTGTCTCCCGCGCCGTCTGCTTCCTCTGTCCGCTCGGAAGAGTCAGTCCCCGAGGCCTCCAGCACCACCAAGCCTGATGCAGTCAGCAGCTACGCACAGACTCAACAGAACTATGAAGCCATATCTGCTGGATATAG AACATGCTTGCGGTACTTTCTGCCCCCTTCATGGATTATGGACAAAGAAAGGATTGGCCAGATGAGTATAGAGGATTTGGGCAACTTTCCACTG gatgacttctttgaccacTATGAAAGGGGCCTGAGAAAG CTGGTAAGCAACTTTCAAAGCCAAGCAGATGCAAAGCAGAAGGAGGCAGATAGCACAAAAGCCAAACTGTCCAACGTCAGGAAGCTGATATCTAAGCTGCTCAAGTCCATCAATGAG GAGATGGACATTGACCCAGAAGCTGGTGGAGATGAAGTGGACGAGCTACTGGCAGAATGTGTCAGGCAGGCTACCCAGGATTAA
- the LOC136447457 gene encoding ATPase MORC2-like isoform X3, translated as MAQYSGLSRAQLTFDYLHTNSTTHEFLFGALAELVDNARDAGATKIHVYTVPKKEVRGGYLLCFLDDGEGMDPGEAASVIQFGKSSKRAVDSQMIGQYGNGLKSGSMRIGKDFILFTKKRNTKSIVFLSRTFHQEEKIEEVIVPLPSWDMDSNRPIAKSAKQQEKYLTEIDIITKYSPFKTEKEIHEQFDKIDGESGTLVIIYHMMLLDNGEPELDVNTNSVDILMANVDKDDDSVPPEKRSFRAYTAVLYIEPRMKIYINGSKVCTRRLASCLYKPKMYKYSSNRFKTRSEKEAAKAYHEAQMAEEKARDAESKARDLQNKVGPVAPKDQRVALRQAQAQAEMLRNDADIKKEVAETKKRSLKEPKVLNFVFGMNIEKRKLDGMFIYNCSRLIRMYECVGPQTEGGVNCSGVLGFVDVPYLVLEPTHNKQNFADAKEYRHLLRAMGDYLVQYWKDVGIAQQGVTKFWENFGYLSPNWKDDPSEDPKFKRKRAMQLPLTIQCDQCLKWRTLPFSASNINKEFPETWNCNMNPDTQRNRCSAAEVKQNIPQGFLKKETKSAEEKSQKLLDDITRKTKELEKLQSVKTVTSRQQVNVMVRSTRPEPSRSLPSPTTSISARKSVSKPTPRLDLPPPVRQAAMRRPSQDTSAQQRRASIEERAPPQRTKSTPSSHRRDSVEASPQRQATKTSPVKRQSSAPTSTSTRADSARKDTKATPPPKAKPPPPKAAPEPKVYPAKTPPTKAPTKRTSSAASAEESESEEEVPQKKRRASSTASAPKVPLSDKEEEEMEVTQNGVPENGTPENGVDADSEDIGKKVEAKIDGIWYSGEVVATSSKGAGPVRWKVKFDKYPRDKYDKWYGMGSADLRVPPVTSASGGKITETALAPVSPGRPPQVVSPAPSASSVRSEESVPEASSTTKPDAVSSYAQTQQNYEAISAGYRTCLRYFLPPSWIMDKERIGQMSIEDLGNFPLDDFFDHYERGLRKLVSNFQSQADAKQKEADSTKAKLSNVRKLISKLLKSINEEMDIDPEAGGDEVDELLAECVRQATQD; from the exons ATGGCTCAATATAGTGGATTGAGCCGGGCACAGCTTACCTTTGACTATCTGCATACGAACTC aACCACCCACGAATTTTTGTTCGGAGCCCTTGCCGAGCTGGTGGACAATGCAAG GGATGCTGGTGCAACGAAAATCCATGTGTACACAG TTCCCAAGAAGGAGGTCCGTGGTGGATACCTCTTATGTTTTCTGGATGATGGAGAGGGCATGGATCCAG GTGAGGCTGCCAGTGTCATCCAGTTTGGGAAGTCCTCAAAGAGAGCCGTAGACTCCCAAATGATTGGCCAGTATGGAAATGGCCTGAAGTC AGGATCCATGAGAATAGGAAAGGACTTCATTCTGTTCACCAAGAAGAGGAACACAAAAAGTATTGTGTTCTTGTCGAGAACATTCCATCAAGAGGAAAAAATCGAAGAG GTGATAGTGCCATTGCCGTCATGGGACATGGACAGCAACAGACCCATCGCTAAGTCGGCCAAGCAACAAGAGAAG TACTTAACAGAGATTGATATCATCACCAAGTACTCACCCTTCAAGACCGAAAAGGAAATCCATGAGCAGTTTGACAAAATAGATGGTGAATCAG GTACTCTGGTAATCATCTACCACATGATGTTGCTTGACAATGGGGAGCCTGAGCTGGATGTGAACACCAACTCTGTTGATATCCTCATGGCCAATGTGGACAAGGATGATGACAG TGTCCCTCCTGAAAAGCGATCCTTCCGAGCGTACACAGCTGTGCTGTATATTGAACCGCGGATGAAGATCTACATCAATGGGAGCAAAGTGTGTACCAGAAGGCTGGCTAGCTGCTTGTACAAACCAAA GATGTACAAGTACAGCTCCAACAGATTTAAGACTAGATCTGAGAAGGAGGCAGCCAAGGCCTACCATGAAGCACAGATGG CTGAAGAGAAAGCCAGGGATGCAGAGAGCAAGGCCAG gGACCTGCAGAACAAAGTAGGACCTGTGGCCCCAAAGGATCAAAGA GTTGCTCTGAGGCAAGCCCAAGCTCAGGCAGAAATGCTACGGAATGATGCCGACATAAAGAAGGAGGTTGCAGAGACAAAGAAAAG GTCCTTGAAGGAGCCCAAAGTGCTGAATTTTGTCTTCGGTATGAACATCGAGAAGCGGAAACTGGATGGCATGTTCATCTACAACTGCAGTCGTCTGATCCGCATGTACGAGTGCGTGGGCCCCCAGACTGAAGGGGGCGTGAACTGCAGCGGGGTGCTGGGATTTGTGGATGTCCCCTACCTCGTGTTGGAGCCCACCCACAACAAGCAGAACTTTGCTGATGCAAAGGAGTACAGGCACTTACTGCGAGCCATGGGAGATTACCTGGTCCAGTACTGGAAGGACGTAGGAATTG CACAACAAGGGGTAACCAAATTCTG GGAGAATTTTGGATACTTGAGTCCAAACTGGAAGGATGATCCATCGGAGGATCCCAAGTTCAAGAGAAAGAGGGCGATGCAACTCCCACTCACTATCCAGTGTG ACCAGTGTCTGAAGTGGAGAACCTTGCCTTTCTCAGCAAGCAATATCAACAAGGAGTTTCCAGAAACCTGGAACTGTAACATGAACCCAGATACCCAGCGGAACAG ATGTTCAGCTGCAGAGgtgaaacaaaacattccacAGGGCTTCCTCAAGAAGGAGACCAAAAGTGCAGAGGAGAAGAGTCAGAAGCTCTTAGAT GACATCACAAGGAAGACTAAAGAGTTAGAAAAGCTGCAG AGTGTGAAAACAGTGACATCCAGGCAGCAAGTGAACGTCATGGTGCGGTCGACCAGACCTGAACCTTCCAGATCCTTGCCATCTCCTACCACATCCATATCAGCCAGAAAG AGTGTTTCCAAGCCAACACCAAGACTGGATCTTCCACCACCTGTGAGGCAGGCAGCCATGAGACGACCCTCTCAGGACACCTCTGCCCAACAAAGAAGGGCCTCAATAGAGGAACGGGCTCCTCCCCAGAGGACTAAGTCCACCCCTAGCAGTCATAGACGAGACAGTGTTGAGGCTTCACCCCAAAGACAAGCGACAAAAACATCGCCTGTGAAGAGACAATCTTCAGCACCTACATCTACCTCCACTCGGGCAGATTCAGCCAGAAAAGACACCAAAGCAACCCCACCACCCAAAGCTAAACCACCACCACCCAAAGCTGCCCCCGAGCCAAAAGTATATCCTGCAAAG ACACCTCCAACCAAGGCACCCACCAAGAGAACCAGCAGTGCTGCAAGTGCAGAGGAGAGTGAG AGTGAGGAAGAAGTGCCACAAAAGAAGAGGAGGGCAAGCAGCACTGCTTCTGCACCAAAG GTACCACTGAGTGAtaaagaggaggaggagatggaggTCACACAGAATGGGGTACCTGAAAATGGGACACCTGAGAATGGGGTGGATGCAGATTCTGAAG ataTTGGGAAGAAAGTTGAAGCCAAGATCGATGGGATCTG GTACAGTGGAGAAGTAGTTGCAACCAGCTCAAAAGGTGCTGGTCCAGTTCGctggaaggtcaagttcgacaaGTATCCAAGGGACAAGTATGACAAATG GTATGGCATGGGCAGTGCTGATCTGAGAGTCCCACCGGTAACTTCAGCCAGTGGCGGCAAAATTACCGAGACTGCCCTTGCTCCTGTTTCTCCTGGCCGCCCACCTCAAGTCGTGTCTCCCGCGCCGTCTGCTTCCTCTGTCCGCTCGGAAGAGTCAGTCCCCGAGGCCTCCAGCACCACCAAGCCTGATGCAGTCAGCAGCTACGCACAGACTCAACAGAACTATGAAGCCATATCTGCTGGATATAG AACATGCTTGCGGTACTTTCTGCCCCCTTCATGGATTATGGACAAAGAAAGGATTGGCCAGATGAGTATAGAGGATTTGGGCAACTTTCCACTG gatgacttctttgaccacTATGAAAGGGGCCTGAGAAAG CTGGTAAGCAACTTTCAAAGCCAAGCAGATGCAAAGCAGAAGGAGGCAGATAGCACAAAAGCCAAACTGTCCAACGTCAGGAAGCTGATATCTAAGCTGCTCAAGTCCATCAATGAG GAGATGGACATTGACCCAGAAGCTGGTGGAGATGAAGTGGACGAGCTACTGGCAGAATGTGTCAGGCAGGCTACCCAGGATTAA